In Actinomycetes bacterium, the genomic window CGTCGCCTTGGACAGCAGCCGCCGGTCCTGTGCGTAGATGTCGATCAGCCGCCGGATCGACCGGACGTCCCCGGTCCGAGCCCGGCGGACGACGTCGGTCACTGCGGCTTCACCAGCGGGAACAGGATGGTATCGCGGATGCCCAGCCCGGTCAGGGTCATCAGCAGCCGGTCGATCCCCATGCCCTGGCCGCCCGCGGGTGGCATGCCGTACTCCAGCGCCCGCAGGAAGTCCTCGTCCAGCTGCATGGCCTCCTCGTCGCCACCGGCCGCGCGCAGCGACTGCTGGTAGAACCGCTCCCGCTGGTCGAGCGGGTCGATCAGCTCCGAGTAGCCGGTGCCCTGCTCGGCGGCCCAGCAGACGAGGTCCCACTTCTCCGTGAGCCGCGGGTCGCTTCGGTGGACCCGGGTGAGCGGGGCGTTGTCCTTGGGGAAGTCCTGGTAGAAGACGGGGGTCGTCGTCAGGGACTCCACCACCTCGACGTAGATCTCCTCGATCAGCATGCCGGCGCTGGCCTCGCTGGGCTCCTCGAGGCCGAGCGACTGCGAGATCGCCCGCAGCTTGGCCATCGGGGTGTCCAGGTCGATGCGCTCCCCCAGCGCCTCGCTGACGGCGTCGAACATGGACTTGACCGGCCAGTCGCCGGACAGGTCGAACTCCTCGACCGAGCCGTCCTCCTGAACCCGGCGGGCCACCGGGGCGCCGAACACGGCCGTGGCCGCGTTCTGGATGATCTTCTGGGTGAGCACCCGGACGGTGTCGTAGTCGCCGTACGCCTGGTACATCTCGAGCATGGTGAACTCGGGGTTGTGCGAGGAGTCGGCGCCCTCATTGCGGAAGTTGCGGTTGATCTCGAAGACCCGCTCGGCACCGCCGACAAGCAGCCGCTTGAGGTACAGCTCAGGGGCGATCCGAAGGTAGAGCGGCATGTCGTAGGCGTTGATGTGCGTCACGAACGGTCGGGCGTTCGCGCCGCCGTGCAGCACCTGGAGGATCGGCGTCTCGACCTCGATGAAGCCGTTCGACTGCAGCGTCTCTCTGATGCTGCGGACGACGGCAGACCGCATCCGCAGCATGTCGCGGGCCTCGGGCCGCACGATCAGGTCGACGTAGCGCTGCCGGACCCGCTGCTCGGGGTCCTGCAGGCCCTTGTGCTTCTCCGGCAGCGGCCGCAGCGACTTGCTGGTGATGGTGAACGTGTCAGCGAGCACGCTCAGCTCACCCCGTCGGGAAGTGATGACCGCGCCCTCGACGCCCACGTTGTCGCCGAGGTCGACGTCGGACTTCCAGCGGTCCAGCAGCTCCTGGCCGGCACTGTCCAGCGTGGCCATCACCTGCAGGTCACCCGTGCCGTCCCGCAGCGTGGCAAAGATGATCTTTCCACTGACCCGGTTGAGCACCACCCGGCCGACGACGCCGGCCCGCTCGCCGGTCGCCGTGTCCGGGTCCAGCCCGGCGAATCGCTCCTGCAGCTCGGCGTTCGTGGCAGTGCGGGGAAAGCCGAA contains:
- the lysX gene encoding bifunctional lysylphosphatidylglycerol synthetase/lysine--tRNA ligase LysX, producing MSDQPHGLPDVDDLPEQMRVRREKLDRLRAEGRDPYAFGFPRTATNAELQERFAGLDPDTATGERAGVVGRVVLNRVSGKIIFATLRDGTGDLQVMATLDSAGQELLDRWKSDVDLGDNVGVEGAVITSRRGELSVLADTFTITSKSLRPLPEKHKGLQDPEQRVRQRYVDLIVRPEARDMLRMRSAVVRSIRETLQSNGFIEVETPILQVLHGGANARPFVTHINAYDMPLYLRIAPELYLKRLLVGGAERVFEINRNFRNEGADSSHNPEFTMLEMYQAYGDYDTVRVLTQKIIQNAATAVFGAPVARRVQEDGSVEEFDLSGDWPVKSMFDAVSEALGERIDLDTPMAKLRAISQSLGLEEPSEASAGMLIEEIYVEVVESLTTTPVFYQDFPKDNAPLTRVHRSDPRLTEKWDLVCWAAEQGTGYSELIDPLDQRERFYQQSLRAAGGDEEAMQLDEDFLRALEYGMPPAGGQGMGIDRLLMTLTGLGIRDTILFPLVKPQ